The window GAAGGCACGCAGTCTTTGCGAGTTACCGCTCTGAGCGGAGTGAGTTTTATCCTTTTTTTATCTAGACATgtgttcttttctttcgctAACTTGTGTGTCTCCAGTCCCTCCCACCCAAGCttcgtctccgtctccgcgtCACATATGCTCAGGACGGTGGCAACCCCGTCACTGACCAAGTGGATTGGACGGAGCCCTGAAAACCTAATCACCTGTCGACATACTTACTTCAAGAGtaggaggagagaaaaaggaggAGGTCAAATTGTGTTCTCCTCTGCCTGTTTTAATTTATCCCAAACCCTCTTTCTATACCTTTCGTCCGCAATCCCACATACACATTCCACCTACTCTAGATCTTATCTTATGACCGGTTGGTGCGTTTttcgtttttcttctttcttggctcaaaaaaaagaaagggaggggTTTCATCTTTTTTCTTGTACATGCTTCGGTAGCAAGATGAGAGCTTAAGCGCAGGCAAGTGTGCCCTGTGTTTTGCTGCATGGTGCGAGTTGAATCCGGGTCCTTGAAGAGATCACTTGATATTCTTATGTTGTTTTTCATTGACAGTATATGTGGTCAGTAGAGTAATGtagaggaaaagaggacGCAAGCAATGATTTATATCTCTGGAACGTGTCCGAAGCACGCTGTGCCGATGCCGTCCCCCTTGGACCCCTCCTGATAACCACGCCTATTGACTTTGATTGCTTTGCTGTTTTAACTGGTATAATCGTCACTGTGGTTGGTACTGCTGTGTGCAAGGCTTCCAAGCTGCACCGGCTCCAGGAAGCTACGCTTTGGTGTGGTGGCGGGTTTGGTTGCCTTACTTACTTACGTGCCGTTCTTTGAAAGGGCTCCGGAGCTTGCATTTGGCCTCCATGTCTATTAGGTAGGGATGAAGCATGGCATATCCAATAGCCCTCAATCAAAGCcaaaaaagtaaaaaaaaatataATGAAATGCATATATAAAACCCAGATTGAATTCACGCAATGATCAATCCGTCCGCACCTCGGAGTAATAGGCCGGTGGCGGCTCAAGATGATCAAACCTCTCATCAGCAGGAAGGATGACCTCGCCCTCCCTGGCACGGGGCAAGCACGCCTTGAGCGGCGGGCGCACGATATCATTGAAAAGGAACGTGCCGTAAACGAGCATCGCGAAGCCGACGACCTGCAGCCACTTGAAGGTCTCCCAGCCTAGACCTAGCGATACGAGCCAGATGAAGAGCGTGCGGCAGGTGTCGATTGTGCTGCGCGATGTGGCGCTCACGGAGCGGGTGACGGAGAGGCCGAAGAAGTTGAAACCACTGCGATTCATTAGCATGCTGTGTGGCCAAGaaaggagggagggagggggaagGAGCATACCCAATGCTGATCATGATAAGAAGGCTGGACATTGCAATGGCACGGTTGCTGAAGATTTCGTGCCACCCCTCTCGCATATCGAAGTAGCCGTATTGCCCGGCCTCTGTCCGTCCCACGGCCAGGTACAGAATAATCATCGCAACGACAGTAACCGTGAAACCGAAGATGCCTTCCCAACCGACGACCTGAATGGGATCCATAGCATATTTCTCTAGGATCCACTCCTCCAGCACGAACTGCGAAGCCGTGAAGATCTGCGCCGCGGCGATGAGGAGCACGCCGACGATAGTCTGAACGGCCAGCTGGGCGTCGATGGCGTCGCGGGCATGCATCAGCACCCGCGAGGCGGTTGCAGCGACAACACCGTCCCCATCCTGCTGGCTATCATGACTGGACTGGCCGGCGAAGAGAGCGCCTGATATTCCGACGACCGCGACGCCTAGCacgacgatgaagagcgCGCTCCATTGGTAGAAGAAGAGTCTGCGGCGGAGGAAAAGCACGCTGAACAGTCCCACGAAGAGAACTAGTGCGCCGCGCGTCATTTGGTAGATACTAGCGGCCACGAAGAGGAGGCCCACGTTCATGAGCGTCGTGCCGGCGATGTCGCAGCAGGCTGgcgcggcgaggaggaagatcTTCGATCCGCGCAGGGGGATGCGGGTGTCATCTTCCGCGGTGGGTTTGTTGATGGGATTCCTCCGAGTCTCGGGCCCTTCAAGAAtctggtcctcctcctcgtcttcttcgaagtgttcgtcgtcgccgttgACGGGGTTATATCCGCCCGCGAGGAGCGGGGAAGGTTCGCGAGAGAAGCGCGGCGAGATGTATCGTTTGTAGAGAATGGATAGACCTAGGACGAGCCAACAGCCCATTTCTCCAATGAACATTTGTActctattttttttttcttggtgtcAGGATAGTCCGTCCGATGCGGAGATGGCGGGTGATCACCTACGTCTGGATCACTGGCTGCTCGAACAGCTTCCACTCCTTGGGATCTGACGAGTCGCAGTTCCGGACACATTGCATATCCTAGATCAACCGTTCCGTCAGAACTGATCATCAAAGAGAGGAGCAGGGCTGCCAACCTGGTATTTGTTCAGAATGGTGTTGCAGACCCCGGTCACGAGCATCATCGTGACCAGGAAGGGGATGACGGCGCCGTTCGCCATGTTTACAGAAAGGCCCCGGCGGACGGGCTGAAGGGTAAAAAATGGATGAGTACAGTTCGTATGGCAAAGGAGGGAGatgtggagggagagaggaagggaggaaggaagacCAGCTATTGAGCGCTCGTTCGGGAGGCGGACAAAGCGAGAAGCTTATCGGCGTGATAACATCATCTGACACATCTATCCGGCCCGCATTCCAGTGGGTCGATCTATGAGGCACCCACAGGACAACTAAGTCGGTCTGTCCTCCATTGAGGGACACGAATAACAACAAATCAAACATCTGGCATTAAAAAGGTTGGACAAATCCAGGCAGTCGAGAACGAAATCGCTGTCCGCGTATTTTTTCCTTCCAGAACGCCATCGCTCGTCCTCGATCCGCAGAGTAAAATCGGACACAAACAGCTAGTAGACCATAATCAAAAACAGCAGTCCCGTGGGACATGTACAGGCATCGCTCCTGAGAAACACGCGTCCGTATGTACGCCGGCATCAAATCAAACAAAAAGCCCGCTGAAATgaaagcaaagcaaaaaagagggaaaaaaaaaggtatcATTCGGCCAGCGATCCATGTTCATCATGTAGCAGGATCACCATCATATGGCGGGGATGGTGATATTGCTGTTGTCAAgattcatcatctccttATTCTGCCGTTCCAGAAGATCCCAATCGATCCGGACGCCCTTGATCCCGTCATCGTCATTATTCTGGATCTCTTCTGGGATATCCATCCACGCTGCGGTCGCCTCGATAGCCGCATCGTCCCATGTCCCATCGAAGCCACTCAGAATCATCGGCTCCTTGGGTTCGCCGCCTTCCGGAGGAGTCAGCGTCGCCAGGTTGATATCCCAAGAGTCTGGagtatcttcttcctggtcctTGGAGAACATCTCGGCATTCAGGAACTCCTCAAACGGATCGTAGCCCAGACTAGGCAGCGTCGTACTTTGGAAATTGGAGAAGGTATCGTGAAGCGTTTCCAGAGAAATGGCAGAATCCGCCCAGAGATCTTTCCCTTCGGCCTCGGGctctttcttctcatccttgcTAGGCGACGGTTTCGCAGGCGAAGGACCAAGAGTCTTGCCGGGCGGCTGGCGCGGAGTGAGCTGCTGGGCAGAGACCGCCGGAGAGGGCTTTGCGCCGATTTGGCTTGCGACGCGGGCAAGTGGTGTAGTGCCGGCAGTCACAGGGGTTGCGATCCCCTGCTTCGCCGGAGAAGCCAAAGCCTTGCTGTTGGCTACGGCAGAGCCAACGGTAGTCCCCGGATGGACTCCGTCTGTCTTGGTCTCGAGGCCAATTGCGAAGCTGTCGAGAGCAAACTGAAGAGGGTCGTCAATATTCTCCACCTCAGGCAAGTGGATCTCCTCAATATGCTTGTCCAGAGCAGCTTGAGTGGCGAAGCCCTGTAAGTGGTGTTGACACTCGGGCACACTGCACTTGAAAGCACCCGCGAGGGCTGCGGCCGTGGACTTGGCCTCCGCAACCGCTTTTTGATATttggcggctgcggcgggcGGCGCGCTGACATTTTGAGCAGATGAGGCACTGGGACCGGCCTGTGAAtgctttctctttttggGCGGGGGCAGCTTGAGCTTTTCCTGAGAGAGTCCGCTCGGTCCGTAGGCATGAGGGACTCCCTGGGGAGATGGAGCTCCAAACGGCGCAGACGCAACAGCGCCCGACTGGCTTGAGGCACGTCGAGCACGCTGGAGGGCTTcttcctgttgctgcagtTGTTGCAAGTTACTCGCGTTCAGCATGGGCATGTTGGCTTGCGCATTCTGCGCAGTGGTGGCGGGAGCCTGGGAGGCgtttttctgctgctggctgaCATGGGCAATCATCGCATGGAACAACTTCCGGATGAAAAGGACCGCACCAGACACATAATCCGGAGTCACGGTAAACTGATCATTAACCACCCAGTCTGGAGAGGGCTTAAATTGCCGCATGAGTTGGATGCGCTAGAACTGGTTAGTCAAGTAAGGCACTATTGAGACGAAAAGAACATACCATGGCTAGCAGATTCCGGACGTTCTTCTCCTGGCCCGGCATCTTTGCAAACCATTGCACCAAAGTATCCAATCTACCCAGCACGTCCAAGGAATCACGCAGCTGCTTGCTCACGGCAGCCTTCTGTTCTGGGGAAACAGCGACAGGTTGCGTAGACGGTGCGTTCTTCGAGATTTCGTTGTAAACCTCCATAACCTTTGGAGGTAAGTTGTTGTTCCAGGCTTCTTCCGCAGCCGCCCTGGTGGGAATTGGACCGCGCGCCTGACTCTGCTGTTTCCGCAGATGAGCCTCAACCTGTGCCCGCTGCTGAGGGGTCATCGCCGCAAGCTGTTCGCGCGTCAAAGGCATGTTCGGCTTGGGAGGTCCGGTCGGCTGTGTAAGTGGAGCTGCCGCGGGCTGCGGCTGTTGAGGGGTTGTGTCGGCAGCATCATCTGCATGagccctcttcttcgcgTTCGTTTTCGCGGCTGCCTTCTTATTTGTTGCCGCCTGGCCCTTCGCATTTGATACTTGGGGCCCACTAGGAGCCGGTTGAGGCTGCGGCGGAGCAGTCGGTGGTTTGGCTTGCGGCGTGGCTTGCGGCGCGGGGATCGGGGGCTGCGGAACAGCTTGAGTCTGCGGCATACTTCCATCAagttgagcagctcgggcCTGCGCCGCCTGCATAAGATGCTTTTGGCGATTCCGGTGCAGCAATTCGCGGATCTGCGCATCGGTAAAGCTGGCGGCTTGCGGTCCCAATTTCTGGCGGGCCATCTGGATTTCCTGAGCGGTAATTGGCCGCATCTGAGGCATATTAACGGGCGGCTGTGGCTGACCAGGTGGGAACCCTGTAGCGTTCGGCATCTGGCCAGGTTGGCCAGGCTGGCCCTGGAAACCGTTGGCTGGTACCTGAGCATTAGGGTCTTTCGCCCGAGCATTGACGATCTGGGCGAGGTGAAGTTTCTGAAACATCATCAGCTTGGGCAGGTCCACGCCATTGGCCACCTGTGGGTTCGAAGCGACCCATTGCTTCAATTGTCCCCAAGTCTTGATGTGTTTCGGAACCGGTGCTTGGGTGTTGTTCAGGATGGATGGCGGGAAATACGTGCGATCCATATCCTTTGCCTGTTCGGGACTCATCTCTCCACCGTTGTTGTGCTGACGCAGTAGCTGGAGCTTGTAGAACTCACTCTggcgttgctgctgctgtctcTGTTGTGCTGACAATTGCTGGCCCTGAGCCGGGTTCAATCCCTGCGGCATATTCATAGATCCCTGCATCCTGGGATTGTTACCCATCTGGCCGTTCATCATCGGTTGGCCCTGGCCTGGCTGTTGACCCATGTTCTGCTGAGCGGCATTCGCTCGGGCCATGTTGTTAGCCATCGCGACACGTCGCTGGTTCATCAAGAAATTGTTCAGTTGCTCATTTGACATCTGAGAAAGTTGTTCCTGAACCTGCGGTGGAAGACCTGGGGGGATTTGCGGTCGATTCTGCATACCCggttgttggggtcgagaaggaggtcGAGCTTGAGAGGGCATCTGGCCGGATGGAGAGATCTGACCCGGAGCCATAGGTTGGTTCAGCATCGGCATGACAGGGCTTTGCTGTGGGAGCTGTGACTGTGTCTGGGTAGCATTCTGCCCTGACATGGCCATTTTCTGAGCTTGGGCGCgggcctgggcctgggcctgggcctgagcctgagcctgatACTGTGCTCGATCCTGGGGGACATTGGCGCCACCCTGcaggtgctgctgggcaAGGAACTGGGAGTTGTTCATGttttgttgctgttgttgttgttgctgctgctgctgctgctgctgttgttgctgtgAAAACATGTTTTGATTGTTCGGGAAGGGTGCCTGACTGATCTGAGTCGAACTAGCGGGCACCACGAGCTGACCAGCTTCCTGTGAGCGCAAACCATCCGCCTGCTGTCCCTGGATGTTCTCCACATTGCCAATGAACGACTCGACAACCGGcgcttggccttggccttggtTTCCCGGGAACGCCGAGTTGCGCTGAAGGTTCATCATGTTCTGGAACATTTGGCGCTGCTGAGGGTTCATCATCGGATCGTTGGCCATCATTGCAGGATTATTAGGATTATTAGGGTCTCGGCTCATGTCCATTCGTTGCCGACGATGTCTCCTCAGTTGATTCAGGGCCTGAGAGCGGAAGAAATAGGTCATTGGGTCCATTTGCTTTCGAGCCAGATACTGCCGCTGCTCCGGAGTCATGTTGGAAAGGTTTAatttgatcttctccatgtcctccggTGAGGTCTTGGCCAGCATCTGATTTGCCATGCGAGAGACGTGCTCGAATTCTTGGGCCGAGAGCGTATTGAGATCATCGGGGAGTGGAACGCCGCCATTTGGGgggcgctgctgctggcgctgttgctgctgcatcatcgcggactgttgctgctggcgctgttgcaTCGCTGCCTGCTGGCTCATATTGttcatccccatcatcacATTCTGTTGGCCGGGTATAGGAGACGTTTGAAGATTCTGATTCATCTGCTGTTGTTGGAAATTGCCCGGGTTCTGGTTGGGCACATTTCCCCCTTGGGGCATCATCCCACTTTGGTACGCGACCGCGGCTTGTCGTTGTCGAGTGTCTTTGATGTGAAGGAGCTTTTCGGTGCATTCGTGATCGTAGTCAACCTAATGGCTTTGGTATTAGTCAAGCACCAAACAAGGGGATGTCATCATGACGAACCTTCTCAGCGGCTTTCTGGAACGCCTTGTGCTCGAAGCTCAGTGcagcctgcgccgccgacTGGAGGTCGATACGAGGTTGGATCAGGCGGAGGGAGGTAATCCTAGAAGGAGTCAGAGACCAACGCAAGCTTTCCTCGGAAGGCCAACTCACATCTGGTACACATTCATCGCGCGGACCTTGATCGGGACTTCGGCCTTCCAACCCGTCCACGTTCCCTGATTGTGCAGTGCCTGGGCGACATGATTCATGATCACCTGCGAGCTCTCaggcttcggcggcggcacctGGCCTGGTTTAACCATGCCAGCTGGCACGCCGCCGCCCGCGTTGAAGTTGGCGGGATTCATGGCAGAAGCCCCATTAACGGGGATCAGGAAGCAATCCGCAAAGAGGTTCGGTGTCGGTCAGCATTCGCCAAGTTGTCACGCGACGATAacgagaaggaaaggaagtCGCAGGATCGGCgtggaaaggaaaaaagaaaggaaaaaagaaacgaagGGCGTATCGGGGTGGACCGTGGTGATTTCGAGTCGATCAGGGAGGGTGGGGATGGATCGCCTTGACCGGAAGACAGGAGGGTGGAGGAGCAACGAGCGACCGCGCGGAAAAGCAAGGCGTTCGGGCAGCGAGAGTCGATTGGCTGCAAGTCACTGGCCAACGCCTAGGGTGTGGCGTGCAGCGAATGAGAAGGCCGCGCGCGCGAGTGCTAGGGTGGATAGGGATCTGTGACAGGGATGCTGCAGCTTTTGCAGTCGCACCTGCGTGCTGCGGAAAGAGAAGCAGGatgaccgaggaagaggggagatggctggggaagagagaaacacGAGATGCAGGTGTTTCAGTGCGGGTGCACAGATAGGAAGAGGTCTGAGGGTTGGGGGTTAATGGCGGTCGACGAATGAAGGAGCTGGGCCCGGGGGTAATAATAGCCAGTTGGGGGATATACTCatgacgatgatggtggtggtgggattaTTGGGGGCAGCCAGAACGGGCAAGcgaggacgatggcagcAGTCACGCGGCTCTGTCCGTTACACGGATCtacagagagagagagagagacaaagCAAGACAAGCGTCGTACCCCTTGAGAGGGTCCCGCTGCGAGCGCTATAAGGGTGTGGGCACTATTCTGtattcttgttcttcttcttattattcttcttcttcttattctATTAGTAGTACGACAAAATAATCATAACGATCTTATTGTACATGTAGCTAACTAACTGAACTTGTACCAAGAGTTGCCATACGAATGCGGCACCTGTCCCCACCGCCCGGCACTAAGCCGGTGCCTGGCATCCACTCAGCAGtcagccttcttctccttcccaACTCTCCCCCATCGAAACCTCGCCGCCTCTGTCCGTCCCAATTTCACCACCCGCGTTGATCACTACCACGGTGAATGTCTAGTCACTCCGCCATGCTACACTGATTTCCTTCACCCTCGCCACTCTTTTCCTcccgtctctctctctcaccatgttctccgtctccgtctcgccCATCTCGGTGGGCTCcaacatcttcttcaccttcgccCTCTGCTCTATCTCCGCCCTGGTATTACTGCTGCTACGACGTTTTTTAACCCTGCGCGCTACTCCAGCCTATCTCATCCTTCCGATCTTTCTCGCGCTCGCCCTCCCCGCCAGCGTCGTGCTTCTCGTCCCCATCGATCTTGCTTCAAGTTCCCGCAATGGCTCTGGCCCCAAGGCGATCTGGCTGCCAGATCGCATGGTTCTGGTATTCTGGCGGATCGCCTATTGGCTGATCTTCGTCCTGACCTGGTGAGTGTGCCGTTCTGTGACGAGATTGTCTCGATCACTAATGCATCGCAGGGTtatccttccactcctcgGCGAGTACATCGACTCGGGCTATCGCGAACCCAGGGCTCGTATCATCTACTCCCTTCGACAAAATGCCCGATACCAATTGATCGTCCTCTGCTGTGCGACGGTGGGGCTGATTTACGTCTCGATCCAAAACGGGTTCGATTTTATCTCTATCAAAGGTCTTGTCATGGCGCTGGCATACGTCTGGGGTCTCGTGCTCGCCATCTATCTGATGGGCCACGGTTTGGTGTCTATCCCGCGCAATCTCTTCCGCAACGCCAACGTGAGCGGTCGTTTGCGGAGAATCCAGGCCCACGCGCCCAAGGTGCACGATCGCCTGATGGACGCGGTCAATGAGCTGGAGAGCCTGGAATCGCAAGTCAACCAGTTACAGCAGCGCAAAACGGGCACTGCTCGTGATTTCCAGGACTGGATCGAAGAACTCGGGGAAGGCACTGGTGCATCAGACGTGCGGGCCCCGATCCTCGAGTCCCCGGACACGGCCAGCACGGTTCCCTCGGTCATTACCGAGCGCTATCTGGCCGATTTGACTCGCCGTCTACAGCGTGCTCGACACATGAAGGCTCGGTTTGTGGATGAATGGGATCGTCTCGTCCAGACTGCGGCCGACTTGCAGACCATCATCAACTCGGCTGCCTCCAAGAAACTCGATTTCGGTACCACGACCCGTCGGTCGTCCCTTTTCCCTCGAGTCAAGCTTCTGACACCCTACATGCGGTATCAAGTCCACTCGAACATTATTCCTTCGGTCAGACTGATATTCGGGGCGGTCTTCGCTGGTGCATCTGTCTGCATTATCTGGTCTGAACTGATCAAGTCCGTGGCACCTCAAATATCCATCATCAGCTTGACTATTGTGCCGAACTGGAAGGATCCGAAACCAGTCGGCTTTGGCGGGCAGGTGACTGCGTCTGCCTGGCTGTTGTACATGTGTTCCGCCGCCCTGGTGGGTGTCAACGACGCCAAGGTTTGGGGCAATCGCGCCCTTGTCCGCCGCAATACCTACGGCGAGAGTGCATGCTGGTATGCGAGTCTGGTGGCTCGGCTTACCGTGCCGATCGCCTACAACTTTTTAACTTTCTTGCCGAAAGACTTCCGCCGAAACACCACGTTTTACGAGTTCCTCGGCAAACTCATCAACCTGACGCGCCTTGGCAAAGGATTTGACTTTATTTTCCCCATGTTTATTCTCTTGCCCGTGTGCGGGACATTCTTCAATTGGTATGGCCGCATCAAGAACATCTTCGGATTCGCTCTggcggaagacgaagagcTCCACGATGTGGAGAACAACCCGTCCGGCTACGGTCTGGGCGGCTGGCGCGAGGGGCGGGATCTGATCGACCGCGAGCTGAATGGATTCGGCTCTCTAGCCGTCTCCTCCCGCGGCACCCGCTCGACCTGGGCGTCCGACTTGAGCCCTGGAAACTCGCgcgcctcgtcctcgtcgcggCAGCGCGTCCCCCAGTCTGAGTCGTCCGAACCGGCCCGACGAACGGTGGCTGCTCCCACGGTCATTGacgctgaagaagaggacgagaacTTCTTCCAGTCCTTCGCCCACCGCGTGCGCAATACCTTT of the Penicillium psychrofluorescens genome assembly, chromosome: 1 genome contains:
- a CDS encoding uncharacterized protein (ID:PFLUO_001646-T1.cds;~source:funannotate); this encodes MANGAVIPFLVTMMLVTGVCNTILNKYQDMQCVRNCDSSDPKEWKLFEQPVIQTVQMFIGEMGCWLVLGLSILYKRYISPRFSREPSPLLAGGYNPVNGDDEHFEEDEEEDQILEGPETRRNPINKPTAEDDTRIPLRGSKIFLLAAPACCDIAGTTLMNVGLLFVAASIYQMTRGALVLFVGLFSVLFLRRRLFFYQWSALFIVVLGVAVVGISGALFAGQSSHDSQQDGDGVVAATASRVLMHARDAIDAQLAVQTIVGVLLIAAAQIFTASQFVLEEWILEKYAMDPIQVVGWEGIFGFTVTVVAMIILYLAVGRTEAGQYGYFDMREGWHEIFSNRAIAMSSLLIMISIGGFNFFGLSVTRSVSATSRSTIDTCRTLFIWLVSLGLGWETFKWLQVVGFAMLVYGTFLFNDIVRPPLKACLPRAREGEVILPADERFDHLEPPPAYYSEVRTD
- a CDS encoding uncharacterized protein (ID:PFLUO_001647-T1.cds;~source:funannotate), whose translation is MNPANFNAGGGVPAGMVKPGQVPPPKPESSQVIMNHVAQALHNQGTWTGWKAEVPIKVRAMNVYQMITSLRLIQPRIDLQSAAQAALSFEHKAFQKAAEKVDYDHECTEKLLHIKDTRQRQAAVAYQSGMMPQGGNVPNQNPGNFQQQQMNQNLQTSPIPGQQNVMMGMNNMSQQAAMQQRQQQQSAMMQQQQRQQQRPPNGGVPLPDDLNTLSAQEFEHVSRMANQMLAKTSPEDMEKIKLNLSNMTPEQRQYLARKQMDPMTYFFRSQALNQLRRHRRQRMDMSRDPNNPNNPAMMANDPMMNPQQRQMFQNMMNLQRNSAFPGNQGQGQAPVVESFIGNVENIQGQQADGLRSQEAGQLVVPASSTQISQAPFPNNQNMFSQQQQQQQQQQQQQQQQQNMNNSQFLAQQHLQGGANVPQDRAQYQAQAQAQAQAQARAQAQKMAMSGQNATQTQSQLPQQSPVMPMLNQPMAPGQISPSGQMPSQARPPSRPQQPGMQNRPQIPPGLPPQVQEQLSQMSNEQLNNFLMNQRRVAMANNMARANAAQQNMGQQPGQGQPMMNGQMGNNPRMQGSMNMPQGLNPAQGQQLSAQQRQQQQRQSEFYKLQLLRQHNNGGEMSPEQAKDMDRTYFPPSILNNTQAPVPKHIKTWGQLKQWVASNPQVANGVDLPKLMMFQKLHLAQIVNARAKDPNAQVPANGFQGQPGQPGQMPNATGFPPGQPQPPVNMPQMRPITAQEIQMARQKLGPQAASFTDAQIRELLHRNRQKHLMQAAQARAAQLDGSMPQTQAVPQPPIPAPQATPQAKPPTAPPQPQPAPSGPQVSNAKGQAATNKKAAAKTNAKKRAHADDAADTTPQQPQPAAAPLTQPTGPPKPNMPLTREQLAAMTPQQRAQVEAHLRKQQSQARGPIPTRAAAEEAWNNNLPPKVMEVYNEISKNAPSTQPVAVSPEQKAAVSKQLRDSLDVLGRLDTLVQWFAKMPGQEKNVRNLLAMRIQLMRQFKPSPDWVVNDQFTVTPDYVSGAVLFIRKLFHAMIAHVSQQQKNASQAPATTAQNAQANMPMLNASNLQQLQQQEEALQRARRASSQSGAVASAPFGAPSPQGVPHAYGPSGLSQEKLKLPPPKKRKHSQAGPSASSAQNVSAPPAAAAKYQKAVAEAKSTAAALAGAFKCSVPECQHHLQGFATQAALDKHIEEIHLPEVENIDDPLQFALDSFAIGLETKTDGVHPGTTVGSAVANSKALASPAKQGIATPVTAGTTPLARVASQIGAKPSPAVSAQQLTPRQPPGKTLGPSPAKPSPSKDEKKEPEAEGKDLWADSAISLETLHDTFSNFQSTTLPSLGYDPFEEFLNAEMFSKDQEEDTPDSWDINLATLTPPEGGEPKEPMILSGFDGTWDDAAIEATAAWMDIPEEIQNNDDDGIKGVRIDWDLLERQNKEMMNLDNSNITIPAI
- a CDS encoding uncharacterized protein (ID:PFLUO_001648-T1.cds;~source:funannotate) — encoded protein: MFSVSVSPISVGSNIFFTFALCSISALVLLLLRRFLTLRATPAYLILPIFLALALPASVVLLVPIDLASSSRNGSGPKAIWLPDRMVLVFWRIAYWLIFVLTWVILPLLGEYIDSGYREPRARIIYSLRQNARYQLIVLCCATVGLIYVSIQNGFDFISIKGLVMALAYVWGLVLAIYLMGHGLVSIPRNLFRNANVSGRLRRIQAHAPKVHDRLMDAVNELESLESQVNQLQQRKTGTARDFQDWIEELGEGTGASDVRAPILESPDTASTVPSVITERYLADLTRRLQRARHMKARFVDEWDRLVQTAADLQTIINSAASKKLDFGTTTRRSSLFPRVKLLTPYMRYQVHSNIIPSVRLIFGAVFAGASVCIIWSELIKSVAPQISIISLTIVPNWKDPKPVGFGGQVTASAWLLYMCSAALVGVNDAKVWGNRALVRRNTYGESACWYASLVARLTVPIAYNFLTFLPKDFRRNTTFYEFLGKLINLTRLGKGFDFIFPMFILLPVCGTFFNWYGRIKNIFGFALAEDEELHDVENNPSGYGLGGWREGRDLIDRELNGFGSLAVSSRGTRSTWASDLSPGNSRASSSSRQRVPQSESSEPARRTVAAPTVIDAEEEDENFFQSFAHRVRNTFETTNTPQWLQRDQLRLPRWMSGDNTTTEEGGVNRLFGGRAVPGRLRLG